Part of the Elusimicrobiota bacterium genome is shown below.
AGGCGGCCCTGACCCGCGGCATCAAGATCTCGCGCATCGTCTTTGGGGACGATCGATCGGAAACGGCCCTGGCTTGGACGCACTGGGGCGATCTCATGGCCGACCGGGGGCGATTCGAGGAAGCCTCGGACGGCTACGGAAAAGCCATGGTCGTCTGGCACAAAATGCTCCGGCGGGAAGCCGCCGAAGCGGCCGAAACGATGAGGCGCCAGGCCCGCCTCCTTGAGCTTCGCGGCGACAGCGCAAAAGCCGAGCCGATCCTGCAGGAAGCCATGGACCACCGGGAAAAAACCCTGGGCCCCAACACCCCCGGGTTGGCCGGCGACCTGCTGGCCCTGGCTCGTTACCACAACCGAGCGGGGCTGTTTCGGAAATCCCTGCCGCTTTTGGGGCGCGCCCTGGAAATTCGCCAAACCGCCCAAGGCCCAAACCACCCGGACCTGGCGGAGATCCTCCTGGCGTCGGGCGACGCCCTGGGTCGTCAGGGCGACCTGATGCAGGCGGAGGAGTTTTTTCTCAAGGCCCTGCGCCTGCTCGAACAAAATCGCGGTCCCCAATGCCCGGATTTGGCCGGCGGTTTGAACGATCTCGCCGCCTTATACT
Proteins encoded:
- a CDS encoding tetratricopeptide repeat protein codes for the protein MSLDPRQIPKLESESDAAEAAGNCLAALPPRRDLLALIQGLQGAENAKLVPHLRRLSVYQEKMGFLNDAERSIALSLRINEKTPMESTPEIARDLALLGRLQIRRRAHAEAEAALTRGIKISRIVFGDDRSETALAWTHWGDLMADRGRFEEASDGYGKAMVVWHKMLRREAAEAAETMRRQARLLELRGDSAKAEPILQEAMDHREKTLGPNTPGLAGDLLALARYHNRAGLFRKSLPLLGRALEIRQTAQGPNHPDLAEILLASGDALGRQGDLMQAEEFFLKALRLLEQNRGPQCPDLAGGLNDLAALYYDHSHYKEAEPLLRQSIDILQNVYGPNYPEVSTGLNNLMMCLQSLGRIDEMEAIKHQLIERARQFGR